CGCGGCGGCCGGCGGCAGGTTCACGCTGGCGTCGATCGGGCTCAGCGCCGGCAGCAGCGACTCGGCCAGGCCGTGGCCGCGCGTGACCAGGTAGAGCACCGTGGTGTCGGACGGGGTGCCGGCCGGCCCCAGGTTCGGATGCTGGAAGGTCGCCGCCACGAAGTTCCCCTGCAGGGCGCGCGGGTCGAGGTCGAGCCAGCGCGCCGAGGTGTTGGTGAGTCGCACGGCCGTCACCCATTGGTCTTCCAGGCGCCACGCGGCCAGTGCCCGCGCGCGCACCGGCAGCGTCGGCAGCAAGGTGTCCAGCGCGAGGTCGCGACGCAGGTTCACGCGCCCGATGCCGGCGACCGGCTCGACGGTGCGCAGCGGCGCGTACAGGCTCTGTGCGGCATGGCGCGTCAGCACGACCGGTACCGGCGTTTCGCGCCGGGGAACGGATTCGTCCGCGGGCGCATCGGCCTGCTCATCCGCGACGCTTGCCGCGCCGCCGCCATAGCGCTTCGCGGGGGCTTCCGCTTCCACGATGCGCACCGGCTCCAGCGCCGCCTGGCCGTCCCTTGCCGGCTCGGCGGCGATGTCGAGCAGGATCAGCGCGCCGGATTCCACGTCCTGCAGTTGCAGCCGCGTGGGCGGAATCGGCTCGCTCGCCCGCAGGTAGATCGCGCCGCCCGCACTCTGCACGCGCAGCTGGTCGCCGACGCCGGCCGGCACGCCGACGCGCACGTTGCGGTCGATGAAGACCACGCGCTCCTGACCGACCACCAGCGGCACCGGCAGGGGCAGGCGCTCCCAGCGCAGGATTTCCACGGCCTGGCTGGCCGGCACGAAACCGAGGGTCAGCAGGACGCCGGCCAGGGCCGACGAGGCAGCATGCTTCATGGAAAGCCCCCCGGCAGGTGGCCGGAGGCCTTGGCGGGCGCGCCGGCCTGGGGCGGCGCCGGCGGCGGTTCGATGCGCTGGGGCGCGCCGGCGTAGCAGTCCAGCGCCAGACCGAAGGGGTTGCGCTCGGGGTCGATGTCCAGCCGGACGACCTTGATGGGGTAGCGCACCAGGGCGCGCTTGACCTGCTCGGAGTCGTAGTATTCGTCCGCGCTCACGTCGAGCGTGACGATCCAGTCGCGGGCCGAGACCACCTTGACGCGCGTGGCCGGATCGTCGCCGTAGCCGCGGCCGGGAATCTCGTAGATGCCGCGCACGCGCCGACGCAGCTCGCCACTGGCGCGCCGGTACTCGTAGTCCTGCTGGAGGAAGGCTCGGCAGCTCGGCGTCAGGTAGGCCGACAGCGCGCGCAGGTTGCGCGGGTAGTCTTCCTCGCCGTTCGTGGGCCAGCGCTGCACCTGCTGCCAGATGTAGAACGAGAAGGCGTACACGCTCTCGGGCGGCACGTCCCACCACTTGCGCGTGCTGCCCGAGCGCAGGTCCGGCGGCACATGGATGGTGAGACTCTTCGGTGCACTCCACCAACCGAAGCCGAGCAGCAGCGCCACCACGAACAGCGCGCCGGCCCCCAGACGCAGCGTCTTCACGTGCGCCTGCAGGTGCGCAACCTCGTTCCTGAAACGGCTCATGGCGCACCTCGATCGGTGCTGCGCCGGGTCGTCCAGCAGCCCGAGCGGGTGATGAGGCGCTGCCCGTCCAGGAGCGCTGCCAGCGCCGGATGCCGCAGGGCCAGCCGCCACTGGAGCTGCCGGTACAGCCACGTGTCGGGCCGGCCGCGCTTCTGCGCGCGCAGGAAGCCGCCGCCGACGAAGACGCCCAGCGCGATGCCGGCGACGATCAGCGTGGGCACCATGGCGATGCTGTGCGTGAGCCAGGCCAGCGGCAGGCCGAGCGCGAACCCGGCTGCGGCCGACAGGCCGGCGCAGATCCACAGCTCGTCGGCGGTCAGCCCGCGCACGACCACCGGCTGGCGGTTCAGCCGGTGCGGCAGGAAGGTCACCAGCGTGTCGCCCGGGGTCTCCGACGGGACGGCCATCGCTTGCCCCCTCACAGCACGCCGGTGGCCTCGGTGAGCAGCCAGATGCCGACCACCAGCAGGAGCGCGCCCACGGCGACCGTCAGGCCGAACTGGCCCCAGGTGGCGCGGCCGGTGTGGATCTCCGAGTAGCGCGCATAGGCGTGATAGCAGACACCGACGAACATCGAGGCGACCACCAGCAGCGCGATCAGCAGCACGATGTCGTAGCCGTAGTTCTGCAAGGTCTGGAGGATGCCGCTGCCCTGGCCGCGCGATGGGTCTTCCATGGTCGGCAGGCCCTGCGCGAAGACCGACAGCGGCAGGCCCGCGAGCGCCAGCGGCAGCAGCGGTGCGGCGATGCGGGACGGAATGCGATAGGGTGTCGGTCGCATGTTCATGGCGTATGGCCTTTCGTGACGGTCAGGACAGGAGGAAGAAGGTCAGCACCAGATACATCGCCACGAAGCGCACGACGACGGCGAGGAACTGACGTTCGGTGATGCGGTGCTCGGCCCAGCCGACGTAGGCGGTGCGCATGGCCCACACGCCCCACAGCAGCACCACGGCGAACACGAAGCCCAGCACCACGGCGGAGACGGCCGAAGGCGCAAAGCCGCCGTTGGCCTGGAATGCGGCGACCTGATCGGCAGAGGGCGTCATGGCGACGGCTCCTCGTCGTCGGCGCGGTCGCGGCGGACGTAATCGCCGGCCAGCGGGACGGGATCGCGCGGCTGGGCGCGCTGGGGCACGAGGTAGTCCTGCACGCCGGCGCGAACGCGGTTCAGGTCGGCGCGCAGCCGGGCGTAGTCGAAGTGGTAGCGAACGCGTTCCTGCGGAGCGGTATTGGCGGCGTGCTCGGCGAGGCGGTCCATCAGGTCGAGTTGGCGGGCGAGCGCGGCGAGCTGCTCACGCTCCGGGGTGTCGTCGGCGATGGCGGGTTGCATGGCCGAGAGCAACACGGCAAGCGCAGGCCATGCGGATGTGCGGCGGCTGGTCTGTCCCATCGTGCCTCTTCCCTTGATGCGGATGGCACGATGCTGCGGCGGGCTCTCTCTTTACGCCGCAGGGAATGGGAACCACGGCATGACCGGATTTCCCAGGCGATCTGCTATCAACCGTGCAAAGCTCCCGCGATCACGATTGGCCACGTCTATCGCAACTTGGTAGTATTGGCCAAACTTGGCAACGGTAGTTCTCACAAGGGCAGATCGGATGGGTTCCGGATGATGACTGACTTCGAAAGCGAGATCATCACGCTCGAGGAGGTCTCGGCCTACCTTAAGGCCGGGAAACGGACCGTCTATCGCCTTGCTCAGAAAGGAAAGATTCCGGCGTTCAAGCTTGGAGGCACTTGGCGCTTCCGCCGCTTAGAGCTGGATCGGTGGATCGCCGAAAGCATCACCAAGACGAAGCGGGGGGCGAAGTGACACTGCATCGAATCGGCGCGCGAATCACATCCGGGAAAAAACTCGGTGGAGAACCGCTGGCGTGCCAGTTCCCATAATTGACCTCTTTGCTGGCCCAGGAGGACTCGGGGAAGGGTTTGCTTCCCTGCGGGGGCACAAGGGGAAGCCGTTCTTCGAAATCGCCCTTTCAATCGAACGGGATCCTGTCGCACATCGCACGCTGACGCTTAGGGCAGTGTTCAGGCGTCTGCGTGGCACCGAGGACGTCAGGCACTACTACCGCTACATACGGGGCGAGATAGACGAGGCCGCTTTCCGCAGGATCCCGGCCGTGGCCAGCGCATTCGAGCATGCTGCCACCGAGGCGAGGTGCCTAGAGCTTGGCAAGTCCGATGAGGCCAGTATCGACAGGGAAATTCGTGCTGCACTCAAGGGGCAGGAAACCTGGGTGCTGATCGGCGGCCCGCCGTGTCAGGCGTACTCACTGGCGGGGCGCTCCCGGCGCACCAACGACAAGGACTTTCACAAGGATGAAAAGCACCTCCTCTACAGGGAGTACCTGCGAATCATCCACGTGCACAAGCCTACTCTCTTCGTGATGGAAAATGTCAAGGGTCTGCTTTCCTCAAAGCACTCCGGCGACCCGATGTTCGAGAAGATCATTGGGGATCTTTCGATGCCGACCGAGGGGCTCGAATATGAGATCCGATCCTTCACCAAGAAGGGCGACGGCAGTGCGCTGGTCCCCACCGATTATCTCATCCAATCGGAGCGTCATGGGATCCCGCAAAGCAGGCATCGCGTTATCCTGCTCGGAGTGAGAAAGGCGCTCCACATGCCTCAACACCAGTTGCTGGCACCAGTAGCAAGGGCCGTCACGGTCAGGCAGGCCATCGACGACCTTCCCCGAATCCGCAGCAAGCTGTCGCGTGGCGATTCAGTGGAGGCATGGCGCAAGGCTGTTCAGGCTGCCCCTTCTTACGTCAAGGGATGGAGGGCGGAAAGCGAGTCTGTCGTGATCGAGACAATGCGCGCCTTCGCCGCTGCGGCAACCAGCACAACGACCGGCAGCGCCTTCATTTTGCGACGCTACAGAGGACCGAAAAGGCGGACCGAGCTTCAGCGATGGGTGCACGATCGAAGCGTCGGTGGCGTCTGTCAGCATGAAGGGCGTGCGCACATGGAATCGGATCTCGCCCGCTACCTTTTCTCAGCAAGTTTCGCGCATTTATGGGGATATTGTCCACGGCTGGATGTGTTCCCTCCCAAGCTTTTGCCCGATCATCTGAATGTGCGTTTCGCCGGGGACTTTGATGCCATCCCGTTCAAGGATCGCTTCCGCGTGCAATGCAGGGACGAACCGTCAACCACAGTGGTCGCTCACATTGCCAAGGACGGGCACTACTACATCCACTACGACGCCTCCCAATGCAGGAGTCTCACCGTCAGGGAAGCAGCACGGCTCCAGACGTTTCCCGACAACTATGTCTTCGCGGGCACCCGCACGGAGCAGTACACCCAGGTCGGGAACGCGGTGCCTCCGTTGCTTGCCCACAAACTGGCCAAGATCGTTCGTAGCCTTCTGAACGAGATGAGCAGGGGCACGCGGAGGCAGGCTGGTGATGCCGTACAGAAGATGCCTGCAGGAAGCGTGCCGCGAAACCTGCCGGAACAGTTTCCGGTGCTTGCCGAAGCGGGCTAGTCAGTGCTCTGACCAATCACCAGGACATCCTGATCGCCATGCAGCCACTCCCCAACCGCTTGCGCAGTCTCCTCGACCGAGTGCTTCAAGGCGCACTCCCAGACGACCGCCACACGCCAGCCGACAGCATGGAGCATCTCCGCATGGCGCCTGTCGCGAGCGGCATTTCCCTGGAATTTCTGCCGCCAGAATTCTTCATTGGTCTTGGGGGTGGTTGTGTAGCGACAGCCTTCATGTCGGTGCCAGAAGCAGCCATGGACGAACACCACTGCTCTGCGCTTCGGGAACACAAGGTCGGGGGACCCGGGCAGCCCCCGCACATGAAGTCGATATCGAAAGCCCCTGGCGAAAAGAAGGGAGCGAAGTATCCGTTCCGGCCGGGTGTTCTTTCCGCGAATGCTCGACATCACGCGGCTGCGCTGCGGAGTGGTCGGAACGCGCATGGTCTTGAAGAGCTTCCGCCTGAATGTCTGCAGAAATGGCAGTTCCGCGCGCCTGCTTCGCAATGCGAACTGACGAAGACGCCCGAAGCAGCAACCCGGAGCTTACCATGCGCTTGACTCACGGGACGACGCAAGGGGACGCCGATGGCTCGTGATCGCAGTCATCCGCCGAGCGCGGCATGCCTATCCGAATCGATGCGGGACCTTGGGTACTCGCTCGAAACTGCGATTGCCGATCTGGTCGACAACAGCATTTCCGCTGGCGCGGACACCATCGACATCATTTGCGACGTGTCTGGTGAGCATCCTGTGATGGTCGTCCTCGACAACGGCAGGGGGATGACGGAAGACCAACTGCTCGATGCGATGCGTCATGGGACCGGCAACCCCAGGCAGCATCGGTCGCCGCAGGATCTTGGGCGCTTCGGCCTCGGCCTGAAGACAGCCTCGTTTTCGCAATGCCGCTCGCTGACCGTCGTGAGCACACGCGATGGAACTGGCTGCGGGGCCGAATGGAATCTGGATCGCATCGATGCTGCCGATGACTGGCTTCTGTCCATCCTGGACGATGCGGACATCCATGGGCTGCCTTATGTCGAGCGGCTCGGCGGCCGGGGCACGGCCGTTATCTGGCGAGAGCTCGACCGATTGATGGAGGACGAGGCCGGGGATCGTCGAGACGAGATCGTCAATGAGAAGCTTGAGGCCGTGGGCAGACATCTGTCACTTGTCTTTCACCGCTTTCTCTCGGGTGAGATCAAGGGACATTCCAAGATTTCTCTCACCGTCAATGGTCGTCCGATTCCGGCATTCGATCCTTTCTGCAGGAAGAATCCTGCCACCCAAGTGCTTCCAGAGGAGATCGTCCGGATCGGCGAGGCCGAGGTGCGCCTTCAGCCCTACGTGCTTCCGCACCACAGTCGTCTGTCCGCGTCCGAGTACGACTACTACCAAGATCGCAGTGACTTCATCTCCAATCAGGGGGGTTACGTCTATCGAAACGGCCGCCTGATGGTCTGGGGTGACTGGTTCAGACTCGTGCCGAAGGGCGAGGCCACCAAGTTGGCGCGGGTACAGATCGACTTTCCCAACAGTCTGGACGAAGCTTGGACCATCGACATCAAGAAGTCCCGCGCCCGCCCGCCGCATGGAGTGCGGGAGCGGCTGCGTCAGATCATCAACAGGATCACTGCCCGCAGCGTGACGGTGCATCGGGCACGCGGGCAAAAGCTTTTTCAGGAAAGCCAAGCCCCGTTCTGGGAGCGCTACGCCGACCACGGCGGCATCCGTTTCGGAATCAACGCGCAGCACCCGCTCATTGCATCTTTGGACACAAGACTCTCGGCCGAGGATGCGGATCTGCTTCGTGTCCTGCTGGATTCGATTGCTGCCTCCCTGCCGGTGGAGATGATCTACTCCGATTACTCGACCCATCCGCGCGAGATCAACCAGAGGGTGGTGGATGAAGGCCAAACTCTGGAGCGCCTGAAGAGTCTCAGAAAGGTGCTCTACGGCGACGGGCCGGGCGATCCGAATGCCTTCCTCCAGATCGCGCGCTCGACGCACCTTTTCAATAGCCAGATTGAACTGGTCGAAAAATTCATCAGGGAGACCTTTGCATGAGTCTCACAGTCATCACGGAAGAACGAAACATTGCCAACGCGCTCATCTCGGGCCTTGCCAACCTGCCTGAGACGCCAACGCGGGAGCAGGTGGAGGACAAGGCGAGACAGATCGCCTCGATCTTCGGCTATACGGGCGATCTCCGCAATATCGTCACCGAGGCGATGATCTCGATCGACACGCGTATGGGGGCAGGTGTTTCGCTGGTGGATGTCACCGCGAAGCATGATGATCAGTGGGTCCACAAGCGTGAGGATGTCGCCTGGACGTATGCGGAATCCTATGGAAACTTTCTCCTCAAGGAGGGTTGGCCACCGCAGATGGTCCAGTCGCTGAGTGATGTGACGACCCGCATTCTTGGCCACCTGCAGGATCCGTTGAGCGAGGGCACAACCTGGAACCGTCGCGGCCTCGTCATCGGTCATGTGCAGTCGGGCAAGACGGCCAACTACACGGGCCTGATAGCACGCGCCGCCGACGCCGGCTACAAGTTCATCGTCGTCATTGCCGGCATTCACAACAATCTGCGCAAGCAGACGCAGCAGCGAATAGACGAAGCGTTTATTGGCCGGTCAAGCGATCCTGTAGATGGACGAAAAAAAATAGGTGTGGGTCTCGGTCACGGATACCCACATCCGGCAACACTGACAAACGTTAACAGCGACTTCAACAAGAAGACAGCAACTGAGAGTGGTTGGGAGCTCAATGATTTCAGCAAGCCCATCATCTTGGTCATCAAGAAGAACGTCAGTACTCTGACAGCGCTTCATCGCTGGCTAAGGGAGCTGAATACTGCCGGAGATGGGCAGATCCGCGACGTGCCCATGTTGCTGATCGATGATGAGGCTGACAACGCTTCGATAAATACAAATAAGGACGATATTGATCCAACCAAGACCAATGCAAGGATCAGAGAAATACTCAGTCTTTTCGCGAAGTCGTGCTATGTTGGCTATACGGCAACCCCGTTTGCCAACATCTTCATCAATCCTGACGCTTATGATCCGGATGTGCGCGACGATCTGTTCCCTCGGGACTTCATCTATTGCCTGGATGCGCCGACGACGTATTTTGGCGCGGAGAAGGTGTTCCTTGACGACGAGACGAGCCAGTCCATCGTGAAGCCGATCGACGACTGCGAGGACTTTATCCCCTACAACCACAAGCGGGACGACGCGGTCCACGAGTTGCCCCCCAGCCTCTATCGCGCACTCGACGAGTTCGTCATCGCTCGCGCCATCCGAAACCTGCGCGGGCAAACCGGCAGTCATTGCTCAATGATGGTCAACGTGTCGCGCTTCGTGCCCGTTCAGAAGGCCGTGCGTGACTTCCTGAGTCTCAGGGAGAAGAAGATCAGGGAAGCGGTTCTCGCCAACTACGCGATGCAGGAAGAGGTTTCCTCAAGAAACACGTACATGCAGGGCCTGAAGCGCGCCTTCGATGCCGAGTACGCCGATGCTGGGCTTACTTGGGCGGAAGTGAAGGCTGCCCTCAGCGGCGTCTTCGAGCACCTCCACCTCTATGTCATCAACAGCAAGAGTGACGAGGTGCTCGACTACGCCCGCTACGCGAAGGAAGGAGTCGGGTTGACCGCGGTCGCGGTCGGTGGTCTGAGCCTCTCCCGAGGCCTGACCATCGAGGGGTTGACCGTCAGCTACATGTACCGCAACACGAAAATGTACGACACCCTCATGCAGATGGGCCGCTGGTTCGGTTACCGGCCGGGCTTCGAGGACCTCTGCCG
This Immundisolibacter cernigliae DNA region includes the following protein-coding sequences:
- a CDS encoding TIGR03749 family integrating conjugative element protein, with amino-acid sequence MKHAASSALAGVLLTLGFVPASQAVEILRWERLPLPVPLVVGQERVVFIDRNVRVGVPAGVGDQLRVQSAGGAIYLRASEPIPPTRLQLQDVESGALILLDIAAEPARDGQAALEPVRIVEAEAPAKRYGGGAASVADEQADAPADESVPRRETPVPVVLTRHAAQSLYAPLRTVEPVAGIGRVNLRRDLALDTLLPTLPVRARALAAWRLEDQWVTAVRLTNTSARWLDLDPRALQGNFVAATFQHPNLGPAGTPSDTTVLYLVTRGHGLAESLLPALSPIDASVNLPPAAAAGSTAGARDEK
- a CDS encoding PFL_4703 family integrating conjugative element protein; the protein is MSRFRNEVAHLQAHVKTLRLGAGALFVVALLLGFGWWSAPKSLTIHVPPDLRSGSTRKWWDVPPESVYAFSFYIWQQVQRWPTNGEEDYPRNLRALSAYLTPSCRAFLQQDYEYRRASGELRRRVRGIYEIPGRGYGDDPATRVKVVSARDWIVTLDVSADEYYDSEQVKRALVRYPIKVVRLDIDPERNPFGLALDCYAGAPQRIEPPPAPPQAGAPAKASGHLPGGFP
- a CDS encoding TIGR03750 family conjugal transfer protein, which encodes MAVPSETPGDTLVTFLPHRLNRQPVVVRGLTADELWICAGLSAAAGFALGLPLAWLTHSIAMVPTLIVAGIALGVFVGGGFLRAQKRGRPDTWLYRQLQWRLALRHPALAALLDGQRLITRSGCWTTRRSTDRGAP
- a CDS encoding TIGR03745 family integrating conjugative element membrane protein, translating into MNMRPTPYRIPSRIAAPLLPLALAGLPLSVFAQGLPTMEDPSRGQGSGILQTLQNYGYDIVLLIALLVVASMFVGVCYHAYARYSEIHTGRATWGQFGLTVAVGALLLVVGIWLLTEATGVL
- a CDS encoding TIGR03758 family integrating conjugative element protein; this encodes MTPSADQVAAFQANGGFAPSAVSAVVLGFVFAVVLLWGVWAMRTAYVGWAEHRITERQFLAVVVRFVAMYLVLTFFLLS
- a CDS encoding RAQPRD family integrative conjugative element protein; this translates as MGQTSRRTSAWPALAVLLSAMQPAIADDTPEREQLAALARQLDLMDRLAEHAANTAPQERVRYHFDYARLRADLNRVRAGVQDYLVPQRAQPRDPVPLAGDYVRRDRADDEEPSP
- a CDS encoding helix-turn-helix domain-containing protein, yielding MTDFESEIITLEEVSAYLKAGKRTVYRLAQKGKIPAFKLGGTWRFRRLELDRWIAESITKTKRGAK
- a CDS encoding DNA cytosine methyltransferase produces the protein MPVPIIDLFAGPGGLGEGFASLRGHKGKPFFEIALSIERDPVAHRTLTLRAVFRRLRGTEDVRHYYRYIRGEIDEAAFRRIPAVASAFEHAATEARCLELGKSDEASIDREIRAALKGQETWVLIGGPPCQAYSLAGRSRRTNDKDFHKDEKHLLYREYLRIIHVHKPTLFVMENVKGLLSSKHSGDPMFEKIIGDLSMPTEGLEYEIRSFTKKGDGSALVPTDYLIQSERHGIPQSRHRVILLGVRKALHMPQHQLLAPVARAVTVRQAIDDLPRIRSKLSRGDSVEAWRKAVQAAPSYVKGWRAESESVVIETMRAFAAAATSTTTGSAFILRRYRGPKRRTELQRWVHDRSVGGVCQHEGRAHMESDLARYLFSASFAHLWGYCPRLDVFPPKLLPDHLNVRFAGDFDAIPFKDRFRVQCRDEPSTTVVAHIAKDGHYYIHYDASQCRSLTVREAARLQTFPDNYVFAGTRTEQYTQVGNAVPPLLAHKLAKIVRSLLNEMSRGTRRQAGDAVQKMPAGSVPRNLPEQFPVLAEAG
- a CDS encoding very short patch repair endonuclease, producing the protein MRVPTTPQRSRVMSSIRGKNTRPERILRSLLFARGFRYRLHVRGLPGSPDLVFPKRRAVVFVHGCFWHRHEGCRYTTTPKTNEEFWRQKFQGNAARDRRHAEMLHAVGWRVAVVWECALKHSVEETAQAVGEWLHGDQDVLVIGQSTD
- a CDS encoding ATP-binding protein, with product MARDRSHPPSAACLSESMRDLGYSLETAIADLVDNSISAGADTIDIICDVSGEHPVMVVLDNGRGMTEDQLLDAMRHGTGNPRQHRSPQDLGRFGLGLKTASFSQCRSLTVVSTRDGTGCGAEWNLDRIDAADDWLLSILDDADIHGLPYVERLGGRGTAVIWRELDRLMEDEAGDRRDEIVNEKLEAVGRHLSLVFHRFLSGEIKGHSKISLTVNGRPIPAFDPFCRKNPATQVLPEEIVRIGEAEVRLQPYVLPHHSRLSASEYDYYQDRSDFISNQGGYVYRNGRLMVWGDWFRLVPKGEATKLARVQIDFPNSLDEAWTIDIKKSRARPPHGVRERLRQIINRITARSVTVHRARGQKLFQESQAPFWERYADHGGIRFGINAQHPLIASLDTRLSAEDADLLRVLLDSIAASLPVEMIYSDYSTHPREINQRVVDEGQTLERLKSLRKVLYGDGPGDPNAFLQIARSTHLFNSQIELVEKFIRETFA
- a CDS encoding Z1 domain-containing protein, whose amino-acid sequence is MSLTVITEERNIANALISGLANLPETPTREQVEDKARQIASIFGYTGDLRNIVTEAMISIDTRMGAGVSLVDVTAKHDDQWVHKREDVAWTYAESYGNFLLKEGWPPQMVQSLSDVTTRILGHLQDPLSEGTTWNRRGLVIGHVQSGKTANYTGLIARAADAGYKFIVVIAGIHNNLRKQTQQRIDEAFIGRSSDPVDGRKKIGVGLGHGYPHPATLTNVNSDFNKKTATESGWELNDFSKPIILVIKKNVSTLTALHRWLRELNTAGDGQIRDVPMLLIDDEADNASINTNKDDIDPTKTNARIREILSLFAKSCYVGYTATPFANIFINPDAYDPDVRDDLFPRDFIYCLDAPTTYFGAEKVFLDDETSQSIVKPIDDCEDFIPYNHKRDDAVHELPPSLYRALDEFVIARAIRNLRGQTGSHCSMMVNVSRFVPVQKAVRDFLSLREKKIREAVLANYAMQEEVSSRNTYMQGLKRAFDAEYADAGLTWAEVKAALSGVFEHLHLYVINSKSDEVLDYARYAKEGVGLTAVAVGGLSLSRGLTIEGLTVSYMYRNTKMYDTLMQMGRWFGYRPGFEDLCRVHLSRDSINWYSHIADAAEELVQQVKRMRRDRLSPKDFGLYVRSHPDSLLITAANKMRSGQEVTVEQSFSGRLRESYIVSTDPDVNARNLALIGDHWRSGFGGRPEESTEKGVIFRDVPVEVIDDFLTRFECHSTFAGQKSDVVSYLERIATKRPLADVLLISPSGGSGGEHPFTLRNQVRVVGKDQPNGTSWRLNKDRVASRGDEKLGLSDAQRNEARTLAGGEDGLGAVSDAHYRMVRNKPLLMIHSLEPKGEAVTGPIAAFGVSFPYGDYSTTINVVVNKVWLQQMQGYADDPDDEDDYDA